From the Rhizobium sp. ARZ01 genome, the window GCGCGTAATAGACGTATTCGACCTTGGGGTCGCGGGTGTCTGCGACGAACAGCCCTTCGAGAACGCCGCCGCTCCTGCGGCGGGAGACCTGCACGTAAAGCCCGTCCGTCACCTTGCGGAAAGCGTTTTCCTGGATCACGGAAGAGAGCATGTCGGCATGGGCTGTTGCGATCATCTGGCGCACGGCCATGCGTGAATAGGGTTCTATGAAATTGTCGACGGTGAAGGACAGGGCGCTCAGGGCAATTCCGAGATACATGACCGGCCGGATGATCATCATGCGCGAACTGCCCGCGGCGTTCAGCACCGTCAGTTCCGAATCGGCGTTCATGACAGTCAATGTCTGCGCGACGCCGATCACATAGGCGAAAGGCAGGATGATGGGGATGACCGAGGGCAGGATCAGCGTGGCGAGCTTCATGAACGCCATCATCGACTGGCCGCTATCCGTGACGAGGTTGATGCTCGACAAGGCCTGGGTGGTCCAGACGATGCCGAGAAGCGGCAGCAGCGTTGCCAGAAACATCACCGTTGTCCGGCGCAGGACGTAGCGTTCAATCAGCTTCATGTCTGTTCCCGAACCGAGGTCCCATCTTCGTTACCTAATGTTCCACCGCAATCGTCGACAAGGGTCATTTTGTGCGCATATAGGCCGTCGAGTGGCAGGCGCCAGCGCAATCGATACCCGCTGCCCGGAAAAATTGCGGCGAACAAACCGGCTTGCGTCTTCTAAACGTGCCTTGGCATCTTGCCAAGCGTCGCAAAAGCGACAAGGAATTGCCGAAAGTCACCCTCTGCAATCGCAGATTCCGTGCCGACCGGCGAGGGCGCCCGGCCTGCATACATTCCGGAGTAGATCATGTCCCAGAAATTCGACGTCAATTTCGTAAAGGCCCTCAAGCCTGCCGGCGGGGTCGCTGTTGCCCTGCAGGCGCCCGAGGCTATTGGCGTGCCCGGCGAGGTGGATCCTGCGGGCATCGTCGCCAAGGCGGCCGAAGTCGGTCGCTTCAAGGCGAAGGCGCTCAAGAGCCTCGACATCGTTGCGCCGCATGGTTCGCCCTTCGATCGCATTCTTCTCCTCGGCCTCGGTGACCCGGCCAAAATCGCCGCACATGATTGGCTGAAGGCTGGCGGTGCTGCCGCCGCGAAATTCCGCGATGCAGAATCGGTGAGTGTCTATCTTGATGCGGCCGGCGTCGAGATTGAAGGACAGGCGGCCGCCGATTTCGCGCTGGGCATGCTGCTGGGAGCCTATCGCTTCGACACGTACAAGACGAAGAAGGACGAGGATGAGCCGCGGCCGAACAGCAAGAAGCCGACGAAGGTCACGATCGTGACGGCCGCTGCTGCCGCCGCCAAGAAGGCCTATGCGGAGAGCGAAGCGGTCGCCGGCGGCGTCCAGCTTGCCCGCGATCTCGTGAATGAACCGGCAAACGTCCTGGGACCGGTCGAATTCGCCGAAAAGGCCAAGGCGTTGGAAAAGCTCGGTGTCGAGGTCGAGATCTTGACCGAGCGCGAAATGAAGCGTCTCGGCATGGGGGCGCTGCTCGGCGTGGCGCAGGGATCGGAGCGTCCGCCGCGGCTCGCCATCATGCAGTGGAACGGCGGCAAGCCGAAGGACCGTCCGATCGCCTTCGTCGGCAAGGGGGTTGTGTTCGATACCGGCGGTATCTCGATCAAGCCTGCGGCCGGCATGGAGGAGATGAAGGGCGACATGGGCGGCGCTGCCGCCGTCATCGGCCTGATGCACGTGCTCGCCGCCCGCAAGGCCAAGGTGAACGCCGTTGGCATCCTCGGCCTTGTAGAAAACATGCCTGATGGCAACGCCCAGCGTCCGGGTGACATCGTCACTTCGATGTCCGGGCAGACGATCGAGGTCATCAATACCGATGCCGAGGGCCGGCTCGTGTTGTGCGACGCGCTCTGGTACTGCAACGACCGCTTCAAGCCGCAGTTCATCATCGACCTTGCCACGCTGACCGGGGCCGTCATGGTGGCGCTCGGCAGCCATCACGCCGGTCTCTTCTCCAACGACGATATGCTGGCCTCACGGCTGACGGCGGCAGGGCTGGCGTCGAACGAGCGCGTCTGGCGTCTGCCGCTCGGCAAGGAGTATGACAAGATGATCGACAGCAAGTTCGCCGACATGAAGAACACCGGCGGGCGCTATGCTGGTTCCATCACCGCCGCTCAGTTCCTGCAGCGCTTCGTCAAGGACGCATCCTGGGCGCATATCGATATCGCCGGCACCGCCATGGGCTCGCCGACGGACGAGATCAATCAGTCCTGGGGGTCCGGCTTCGGCGTGCGTCTCCTGGATGAACTGGTGCGGATGAACTACGAGAGCTGATCGCGTTGAGCGAGATCCTGTTCTACCACCTGACCGAATCGAAACTGGAGGACGCCCTCCCGCCGCTGCTCGACAAGAGCCTCGAACGCGGCTGGCGGGTCGTCGTCCAGACGGGCACGGTGGAGCGGCGTGACGCACTCGACGCACATCTGTGGACCTATCGCGAAGAGAGTTTCCTGCCGCACGGCACCGATGAGCAGCCGAATGCTTCCGACCAGCCGGTGCTGCTGACGAACGGTCCTGACAATCAGAACTCCGCGACCGTCCGCTTCCTCGTCGACGGTGCCGAGCCGCCACCGCTCGACGCCTACGAGCGAGTGATCTTCATGTTCGACGGCTATGAACAGACCGAACTCGAAGCCGCCCGCGGTCACTGGAAGCGGCTGAAAGCCGAGGGGCATCAGCTGACCTATTGGCAGCAGAACAACGACGGACGCTGGGTGAAGAAGGCATAAGCCGGCTTCATCTGCGTTCGCACCTTGCCTTCGAGCACAGGGCGGGGCTGCCATCTCTTCCTTGCTTACTACGCAGCGCAGAGATGTCGCCAGCGGCGGCATATGGCCCCGCATGCCTCAACTGGACATACGCGGCTCGCTGCTCCAATATACTGTCCAGGTAAACGGACAGGACATCTGACGCTCGAAGATTATGAACATCGTGATTTCGAACAAGTCGGCAATCTTTCCGCTCCTGATGGGCACCAGAGCACGCATTGCTTTCGGGTTGCCGCGGCGCTGAGGGCCGGGCAACCCCGAACACATAGCCGAAAATTTCCTGCTCCCGGCGGCTGCGAAGCAGCGCGCCCCTGTGTACATTTAGGAATAGCCGTGACTCTCTGGGCCGAATTGGCGAGAGCCAGCAATGCTGCTGGCGACGAAATCATCCTGCGCAAGCGCAGTGACATCTACGAGATCCGCTACAACGGACTTGAGTTGATGTCGAACCTCAACCACACCTCCGAGGACATTCTCGCCAAGCGCTCTCTCAGGCTTCAGGGGGCGGCGAAAAAGGTACTTATCGGTGGCCTCGGAATGGGATTTACCCTGCGCACCACCCTCAAGCACCTGGGCAAGGACGCGGAGGTGGTCGTCTGCGAACTCGTCCCGGAAATCGTCGAGTGGAACCGGACCTGTTACGGCCATCTCGCTGGTCATCCGCTGCGCGATGCGCGGGTGACGGTTCGCGTCGGGGACGTATTGGAGGTCCTGGCACGGGAGGCGGATGCTTATGATGTCATCCTTATGGACACCGACAATGGTCCCGACTTCACCGTCCGCGCGCCGAATGGGGCGATCTATGGAAATGCCGGCCTGCAATCCCTAAGGCGCGCCCTTCGATCGAATGGCATTGCGAGCTTCTGGTCGGCTACACGTTCGCCGGCGTTCGAGCAGGAGCTCGACAGCGTTTCCCTGAATTGGTGGCGGGCCGAGGTGCCTCTGATTGCGGGACGGTCCGATGCGACCCACTACATCTATTTCGCCAGCGACAGCGCCACGAAGCAAGAGCTCCACCGAGCCGGCTGAGTTGAACCGGCCGCGCTCGCCGCCGGCTCCGCCTCATCGTCAATCGTAGAATGCATCCACGAACTTGCGTCGTCCCAGCATGAAGGCGTCGGCGACGTGGCGCAGCGGTGCGATATCGACGTCCGAGCGGCCCGCCTTGATGATCTCGGCGAAGCGCCTGTAGAGCATCGGGTACTCCTGCTCGGGTTCGTCGTGCTTCAGTGTGCCGTCGACCGACAGCTTGGCGCCGCCCTCCGAAAGCACCATTCGGCCCGCATCGGTCTCGGCGATGATGTCCCAGCTTTGCTTGCCGGTCTGGCGCCAGTCGAATTCGGCCGACAGGTCGAGGCCGGCGGCATCGGTGAACTTGATGTCGGCCGCGATCGGTGCGTCGCGGTTCTCCGGGAACTCCAGCGTCGCCTTCGTGATGAAAACCGGCCGCGGCAGGATGTGGGTGACGATCGACAGCGCATTGATGCCCGGATCGAACACGCCGAGGCCGCCGGCCTGCCAGATCCACTCCTGGTTCGGATGCCAGTGGCGCACATCCTCCTTCCAGATCACCTTCATCGAGCGCATGGTAGTGGAGGCGAGGAAGGTCTTCGCCGCTTCGACGGCCGGCGCATAGCGTGAGTGCCAGCTGGCAAACAGCGACAGGCCCTTCTCGGCGGCGAGCGCCTGCAAGTCCTCGACCTCGCTCAGGGTCGCGCCCGGCGGCTTTTCCAGGAACACGTGCTTGCCGGCCGAAAGAGCCTTGTGCGCGGCTTCATAGCGGTGTTGCGGCGGCATGCAGAGCGAAACGGCCTCGATCTCAGGCACCGCCTCCAGCATGTCCTCGATCGACTTGTAATTGGGGATATCGTCCACGGTCCCGTGACGGCTCGCGGCCGCGATCAGCTTGAAATCCGGGGTCTTCTCGATGGAGGGGAGATGCTGGTCGCGGGCGATCTTGCCGACGCCGACGAGTGCGATATGGATCGGGGACATGGGGCTTCGCTCGATTTGTATGATGAATGGAACGGTGTTGTAGCAGAACGCGAAACGGCGGCAAGACTGTCTTTCCCCGATCGCTGCCTAACCTTTGTGCAACGGGAAGCCGCCGGGCATTCGCCTTTCGTCTAATGTCGCCCTACGATCCGGGAAAACGGAGCCTTGCGCTTGAATCTGGACTTGAAAACGGCACTCTGGCTGTGCATGGCAAAATACCAAAAATTTCACCAATGCGGGGAGGAACGATGCGAGCATTGCTTGGACTAAGCCGATTGATCGACTTAATTACCGAGAAGATCGGCAAGGCCGTTTCCTGGCTGATCCTTCTCGCCGTGCTTGTCAGCGCCGGAAACGCGGTCGTCAGAAAGGTCTTCAACGTCTCGTCCAACGCCTGGCTGGAGGCGCAGTGGTACCTGTTCGGCGGCGCGTTCATGCTCGCGGCCGCCTACACGCTGGCGCAGAACGAGCACATCCGAATCGATGTCATCTACAGCAAGTTTTCACGGCGCACGCAGCACTGGATCGACCTGTTCGGCCACTGCGTCTTCCTGATGCCGTTCGTTCTCCTGATGATCTACTACTTCATCCCTTACGTCGGAATGTCCCTCCGGTCGGGCGAAGTGTCCTCCAGCGCCGGCGGCCTGATTCTGTGGCCGGCCAAGGCGATCCTGCTCGCGGGCTTCCTGCTCTTGGGCGCCCAAGGCATATCCGAGATCATCAAGAAGATCGCCATCATCCGCGGCGACATGGATGATCCGGCGCCCTATGTGCCAACCCACCAGGCCCTGGACGAGGAACTTACCGAGGAGACGCGCGCATGATCGAGTTCATCGCCGAAAACCTTGCGCCGATCATGTTCGTGTCGCTGATCGTGTTCCTGCTTCTGGGATACCCGGTCGCCTTCTCGCTGGCCGCAAACGGTCTAATGTTCTTCATCATCGGCGTCGAACTCGCGCCGTTGTCGGATTCGATCAACCTCTCCTGGCCGTTGCTCAACGCGCTGCCGGACCGGTTCTGGGGGGTGATGTCGAACGAGACGCTGCTCGCCATTCCTTTCTTCACATTCATGGGGATCGTGCTGGAGAAATCCGGCATGGCCGAAGACCTGCTCGACACGATCGGCCAGCTTTTCGGTCCGATCCGTGGCGGTCTCGCCTATGCGGTCATCTTCGTCGGTGCGCTGCTAGCGGCCACCACCGGCGTCGTTGCCGCCTCGGTCATCGCCATGGGCCTGATCTCGCTGCCGATCATGCTGCGCTACGGCTATGACCGCAGCCTCGCATCCGGCGTTATCGCGGCCTCCGGCACCTTGGCCCAGATCATTCCGCCGTCGCTCGTCCTGATCGTACTTGCCGACCAGCTCGGCCGTTCGGTCGGCGACATGTATGCCGGCGCCCTGATCCCGGGCCTGGTGCTAACGGCGCTCTATGCCGGATACATCCTGATCATGTCGATCGTCAGGCCGAAGTCGATGCCGGCGCTGCCGCTCGAAGCCCGTACCCTCGGCTCCGGTGTGACTTCGCTTGCGATCGCGCTCGCGGTGGCGGCGGGTATCGCCTATGGCGCGCATGTCTATCTGTACCCGACGCATGGCGAGAACGCCGACATCCTCGGCGGAACCGTCGGGATCATCTTCATCTATGTCGTCGCTCTGCTCGACAAGAACCTGAAGATTAATGCGATGTCGCGGCTCGCCCAGCAGGTCATCATCGTGCTGATCCCGCCGCTGGCGCTGATCTTCCTCGTGCTCGGCACGATCTTCCTCGGCATTGCAACGCCGACGGAAGGTGGTGCGATGGGAGCGGTCGGAGCGCTCATCATGGCGGCCGCGAAGGGCCGGCTGAATCTCGACGTGATCCGCCTGGCGCTCGCCTCGACGACGCGGCTTTCGTCGTTCGTAATGTTCATCCTGATCGGCGCGCGCGTCTTCTCGCTGACCTTCTACGGCGTCAACGGCCACCTGTGGGTCGAGCACCTGCTGGTCTCCATGCCGGGCGGTGAAACGGGCTTCCTGATCGCGGTGAACATCCTGGTGTTCTTCCTGGCGTTCTTCCTCGATTTCTTCGAGCTCGCCTTCATCATCGTGCCGCTGCTTGCCCCTGCAGCCGACAAGCTGGGCATCGACCTGATCTGGTTTGGCGTCCTGCTTGGCATCAACATGCAGACGAGCTTCATGCATCCGCCGTTCGGCTTCGCGCTGTTCTTCCTGCGCTCGGTGGCGGCCAAGGTTCCCTACATCGACAAGATCACCGGCAAGACGATCGCGCCGGTGACGACGGGCCAGATCTATTGGGGCGCAGTACCCTTCGTGTGCATCCAGATCGTGATGGTGGCACTGACCATCCTGTTCCCCCAGATGGTCATGCACTACAAGGGCTCGGGCGCCGTCGTCGATCCGTCGACGATAAAGATCGAGGTGCCCGGGTTCGGCGGGCAGGGTGGAGGCCTCGGCTTGCCAGACAGCGGTGGCGGTCTCGGACTTCCCGGCGGTTTGCAGCTTCCGGGCGGCAGCCCGCTCGACCAGCCGCCTGCCGCTGGTGGCGGAACGGGCCAACCGCAACAGCCGCCTGCGAACGACCTGAGCCAGCCGCCATCGTTCAATCAGGGCGGCGGCACCCAGCCTGCGAAACCGCCGGCGAACGATCTCAGCCAGCCACCTTCGTTCAATTGATGCCAGTATCGGGCGGCCTGCACAGGCCGCCCGATCTCTTTCTGGCGTTGAGCAGTCCGATGTGGACCGAACGCTCCTCGCGATCAGCCGGCCGCTCCCTTCGGTAAGTCGCGAGTTGCAATACGCTAATAAATATCAGAAGTTGATTTCATGAGCGGGTTGATCCGGCCTTTCGGCCGGGACGGGGGACATGAGTACAGCCTCTGCCATGAAGAACACGGGGCACAGCCGCGCCAGCATCTGCCGGGGCTGCTGGGATCAGATGCGCGTGCCGATCCCGATCCGTGGCCCGCTTGCGCTTCCGTTCCGGGCTTTCGGCATCGGCCGCAGCAAGATGAACCCGAACATCTGCACGATCTGCGAGCGCTCCTTTCGGTACGTCAAGAAGAAGCGCCACATCACCGCGAGAGCGACCATCCTGTTTGCGGATATCAGAGGGTTCACCGCATTGTCGGAGCGGGTCGAGACGGTGAGGCTGAGTGAATGCGTCAGCCTGTTCCAGGATCGCTGCGCGCAGGCAATCTGGGCGCATGACGGCATCGTCAACAAGCAGATGGGCGACGGCCTGATGGCGATCTTCAATTTTCCGATCGAGATAAAGGACCACGCCAGTGCAGCGATCATGGCGGCGCTGGACATACAGCAATACTGTACGGCAGCACTCCGCAGCTTGAGTTCGGATCTTGGAGCATTGCCCGGCAATGCGTTTGGCGTCGGCGTCGGCATCCACACCGGCGATGTCGAGATCGGCGAGTTTTCAAGCTTTCGCTCTGATTTCACCGCCATTGGCGGTGCGGTCAACCTGGCAGCAAGGCTGGAATCGCAGGCCCAGGCGGGCGAGGTCCTGATGTCACTCGAGACGGCGACACTAGCCGGGGAACTGGCGAAAGGGGCCGAAACGCGCCTGCTGCAGCTCAAGGGTATCGAGCAACCGGTACAGGCAACAGTGCTCATAAGCATTGACGCGTAACGTTGAGGGCGCGGGCAGGCAGTCACTCGCATCACAACAAAAAACCCCGGAGCATCGCCCCGGGGTTCTTTTCGATCGATGTCCGATCCGCTTAGAGCTTTTCGCTCCGCTGCTGGATCATCATGAAGGTGTCGTAGTTGTATTCGGCGATCTGCGCGTTGAGGTAGTACTCGCCACGGAAGGCCTTGATCGATTCCCAGATCTTCTTGAAAGTCGGGTTTGCGGCTTCCATTTCGGCATAGACCTCGTTCGACTTGTCGAAGCAGGCCGAGAGGATTTCCTGGCTGAACGGAGCGAGCTTCGCACCGGCTGCGACGAGGCGCTTGATCGCCGGAGGGTTCAGCCAGTCGTACTTCTGCAGCATGTTCGCGTCGGTCGCCTGGCAGGCGGTGCGCAGCAGCGACTGGTAGTTCGCGGGCAGGGCTTCGAAGGCCGCCTTATTGAACATGGCGTGTACGGTCGGGCCGCCTTCCCAGAAGCCCGGATAGTAGTAGTAGGGGGCGACCTTGTAGAAGCCGAGCTTCTCGTCGTCATAGGGCGTGGTCCATTCGGCCGCGTCGATCGTGCCCTTTTCCAGCGCCGGGTAGATGTCGCCCCCGGCGATCTGCTGCGGCACGACGCCGAGGCGTTCGACGACCTTGCCGGCAAAGCCCCCGATGCGCATCTTCAGGCCCTGCAGGTCGGCGACGGTCTTGATTTCCTTACGGAACCAGCCGCCCATCTGCACGCCGGTGTTGCCGCAAGGCAGGCCGACCAGGCCCTGCGTGGCGAGGAACTCGTTGTAAAGCTCAATGCCGCCGCCGTGATACTGCCACGCGTTCATGCCACGCGCGTTCAGCGCGAAGGGAACGGCAGAGCCCAGCGCCCAGACCGGGTCCTTGCCCCAGTAGTAGTAGCCGACCGTGTGGCAGGCTTCGACCGTGCCGGCTGCGGCAGCGTCGGCTGCCTGCAGGCCCGGGACGATTTCGCCAGCGGCGAACACCTGGATCTGGAAATTGCCGTCGGTCGCTTCGGAGAGGTACTTCGCCAGCGTTTCGCCACCGCCGTAGATCGTGTCGAGCGACTTCGGGAACGACGAGGCGAGGCGCCAGTTGATCTTCGGGCTGCTCTGGGCGAGCGCCGGTGCGGCAAGCACGGCGGATGCCGCAGCACCTGCACCGGCGACCCCGGCCTTCTTCATAAATGAACGACGATCCATTCTCATCCTCCCATGGGACGCGGACAGGGGAGTCCGCTTTTCACAATCACGGCGAACCTAAACATGTCAGGAATGGTGATTCAAGCGCACGAGGCCAATTAGCCAAGCGCAAGTGAATTCGACTTTGGTCTAATCGGCAAGGGCAACCTATCCGCATGTTTTCACGCGCTCTCGGCGGCCGCCGATTGTACGCCGGATCGGTTGCGTCCGGCGGCTGGCCACGCTCCTCGCACTCGACGACAGTGTCGACCGATACGGTCGATCCGCGGTTGCATGGCGGTCAAGAAGCCATCGGTAGCAGCAGTCAGTTTGCCATCGCCTCTTCATACTCCGACGACAGTTCCAGCCACTGTTCTTCGGCGGCCGAAAGCTTTGCGGTCGCGTCGGCGCGGTCCTTGGCCTTCTGAGCGGCCTTCGCCGGCGCCTTCTCGTAGAGCGCGGGATCCGCAAGATCCGCATCGAGTACCTGAATCTGTTTCTCCAGCTTTGCCGTCAGGGACTCGATTTCATTGATCTTTTTCCGCAAGGGCGCGAGCGAGGCGCGCCTGTCGGCATTGGCCTTACGCTGGTCGGCCTTGGAGAGACCCTCATCGGTCAGGACCGGCCGCGCCTTGTCTTCTTTCGGCTTCGGACCACCGACGATCTGCGTGCGGTACTCCTCAAGGTCACCGTCGAAACTTGTCACCGTCCCGTCCTTCACCAGCCACAGCCGGTCGACCGTCGCCTCGATCAGGTGGCGGTCGTGTGAGATCAGGATGACGGCGCCGGGATAGTCGTTGAGAGCCTCGATCAGCGCGCGCCGGCTGTCGATGTCGAGGTGGTTGGTCGGTTCGTCGAGGATGAGAAGGTTCGGTGCGTCAAAGGCTGCAAGGCCCATCAGCAGCCGCGCCTTCTCGCCGCCGGAAAGGTCCTTGGCGGGCGTGTCCATCTTTTCGGTCGCAAGCCCCATCTGGGCCACGCGGGAGCGCACCTTCGCTTCCGGCGCGTCCAACATCCGCCGGCGCACGTGCTCCACCGCGCTCTGCGTCGGAACGAGGTCGTCCAGCTGGTGCTGGGCGAAGAAGCCGATCTTCAGGCCCGGTGCCGTCTTCACTTCGCCGCTCTCGGCGGCAAGCTTGCCCGAGATGAATTTTGCGAAGGTCGACTTGCCGTTGCCGTTCGAGCCTAGCAACGCGATGCGATCATCGTTGTCGATGCGCAGGTTCATCCGCTTCAGGATCGGCTTGCCAGTCTCATAGCCGACTGCGCCGCCGCTGATGGCGACGATTGGGGAGGCCGGTTGCTTTTCCGGTTCGGGGAAGGTGAAGCCCTGCACGTGATCCTCGATCACGGCAGCGACCGTGCCCATGCGCTCCAGTGCTTTCACGCGGCTCTGCGCCTGGCGCGCCTTCGTCGCCTTTGCCTTGAAGCGGTCGATGAAGCTCTGCAGGTGCTTTCGCGCCGCCTCGTTCTTGGCCTTGGCCTTCATTTGCAGCTCGTCGGCCTCGGCCTTTTGCCGCTCGAACTGGTCGTAGCCGCCGCGATAGAAGGTCAGCTTCTTCTGGTCGAGGTGGACGATCGAATTGACCGCGGTGTTCAAAAGGTCGCGGTCATGGCTGATGATGAGGACGGTGTGCGGATAGCGCCGCACGTACTCTTCCAGCCACAGTGTGCCTTCGAGATCGAGATAGTTGGTCGGCTCGTCGAGGAGCAGGAGGTCGGGTTCTGCGAACAGGACCGCCGCCAGCGCCACGCGCATGCGCCAGCCGCCCGAAAAACTCTTGGCCGGCCGCTTCTGCGCCTCGTGGTCGAAGCCGAGGCCGGCGAGGATGCTTGCCGCCCGGGCTTCTGCCGCATGCGCGCCGATATCGGCAAGCCGCGTCTGGATCTCGGCGATCCGGTGCGGGTCGGTGGCGGTCACGGCCTCCTTCAGAAGGGCAGCGCGTTCCTTGTCGGCCGCAAGCACGATCTCGATTAGCGGCTCGTCGGTACCGGGCGCTTCCTGGGCAACCTGACCGATCCGCGCATTCTTTGGCAGCGAGACGGTTCCGGCCTCGGAGGCGAGATCGCCGGTGATGACGCGGAAGAGGGTGGACTTGCCAGCGCCGTTGCGACCGACGAGCCCCGCCTTCGTGCCGGATGGCAGCGAAACGGAGGCGTTGTCGATGAGCAGGCGCCCGGCGATGCGGGCGGAGAGGCCGGAAATGGTGATCATGACCGGCGTCTATAATGCATGTCTCCCGAAGGTGGGAACCGGTTTCGGGACAAAGACATGCATAAGGACAAAAAATTTGAATGCATCTCACCGCAAAGTGGGAACCGCTTTCGGGGCAAAGACACGCATAAGAACATAATATTGAAGGAGTTCGCGTGAATCTGATTTCACGCCAACTGCTCTAGAAGGGAACCCATGGTGCCAGACCACACCTGCGCAAGAGGTGGCGTCAGGCGACGCTGCGCCGGTAGTTGCGTCCGGCGCGCTCGGAGAGATCCAGCGAATAGACGCAGGTGCCGCTCTCGTTGGCGGCATCCAGCGCCAGCATCGCCTGCCGGTAGAGTTCGTTGGCGGAGGGGGCGTCCTCGGTAAAGGCTGCGCCAACCGTCAGCGACAGCGTGCCGGGCAGGTATTCCCGACCGGAAATCCGGAAGATTTCCGCCTCGATCCGGTTGCGGATTCGCTCGGCGATCGAGAAGACGCTTTCGCGGTCCACCTTGTCGAACAGGAATGCGAAGCCGTCGCCGCCGACGCGCGCCACATAGTCGAGTTTCTTGATAGACTTGCGGAAGAGCGTGGCGATCTGCTTGAGCGCCTCCTCGGAGGCGCCGCTCGCATGGCTGTCGGAAAGGC encodes:
- a CDS encoding leucyl aminopeptidase, translated to MSQKFDVNFVKALKPAGGVAVALQAPEAIGVPGEVDPAGIVAKAAEVGRFKAKALKSLDIVAPHGSPFDRILLLGLGDPAKIAAHDWLKAGGAAAAKFRDAESVSVYLDAAGVEIEGQAAADFALGMLLGAYRFDTYKTKKDEDEPRPNSKKPTKVTIVTAAAAAAKKAYAESEAVAGGVQLARDLVNEPANVLGPVEFAEKAKALEKLGVEVEILTEREMKRLGMGALLGVAQGSERPPRLAIMQWNGGKPKDRPIAFVGKGVVFDTGGISIKPAAGMEEMKGDMGGAAAVIGLMHVLAARKAKVNAVGILGLVENMPDGNAQRPGDIVTSMSGQTIEVINTDAEGRLVLCDALWYCNDRFKPQFIIDLATLTGAVMVALGSHHAGLFSNDDMLASRLTAAGLASNERVWRLPLGKEYDKMIDSKFADMKNTGGRYAGSITAAQFLQRFVKDASWAHIDIAGTAMGSPTDEINQSWGSGFGVRLLDELVRMNYES
- a CDS encoding DNA polymerase III subunit chi, whose amino-acid sequence is MSEILFYHLTESKLEDALPPLLDKSLERGWRVVVQTGTVERRDALDAHLWTYREESFLPHGTDEQPNASDQPVLLTNGPDNQNSATVRFLVDGAEPPPLDAYERVIFMFDGYEQTELEAARGHWKRLKAEGHQLTYWQQNNDGRWVKKA
- a CDS encoding Gfo/Idh/MocA family oxidoreductase; this translates as MSPIHIALVGVGKIARDQHLPSIEKTPDFKLIAAASRHGTVDDIPNYKSIEDMLEAVPEIEAVSLCMPPQHRYEAAHKALSAGKHVFLEKPPGATLSEVEDLQALAAEKGLSLFASWHSRYAPAVEAAKTFLASTTMRSMKVIWKEDVRHWHPNQEWIWQAGGLGVFDPGINALSIVTHILPRPVFITKATLEFPENRDAPIAADIKFTDAAGLDLSAEFDWRQTGKQSWDIIAETDAGRMVLSEGGAKLSVDGTLKHDEPEQEYPMLYRRFAEIIKAGRSDVDIAPLRHVADAFMLGRRKFVDAFYD
- a CDS encoding TRAP transporter small permease subunit, whose protein sequence is MRALLGLSRLIDLITEKIGKAVSWLILLAVLVSAGNAVVRKVFNVSSNAWLEAQWYLFGGAFMLAAAYTLAQNEHIRIDVIYSKFSRRTQHWIDLFGHCVFLMPFVLLMIYYFIPYVGMSLRSGEVSSSAGGLILWPAKAILLAGFLLLGAQGISEIIKKIAIIRGDMDDPAPYVPTHQALDEELTEETRA
- a CDS encoding TRAP transporter large permease subunit yields the protein MIEFIAENLAPIMFVSLIVFLLLGYPVAFSLAANGLMFFIIGVELAPLSDSINLSWPLLNALPDRFWGVMSNETLLAIPFFTFMGIVLEKSGMAEDLLDTIGQLFGPIRGGLAYAVIFVGALLAATTGVVAASVIAMGLISLPIMLRYGYDRSLASGVIAASGTLAQIIPPSLVLIVLADQLGRSVGDMYAGALIPGLVLTALYAGYILIMSIVRPKSMPALPLEARTLGSGVTSLAIALAVAAGIAYGAHVYLYPTHGENADILGGTVGIIFIYVVALLDKNLKINAMSRLAQQVIIVLIPPLALIFLVLGTIFLGIATPTEGGAMGAVGALIMAAAKGRLNLDVIRLALASTTRLSSFVMFILIGARVFSLTFYGVNGHLWVEHLLVSMPGGETGFLIAVNILVFFLAFFLDFFELAFIIVPLLAPAADKLGIDLIWFGVLLGINMQTSFMHPPFGFALFFLRSVAAKVPYIDKITGKTIAPVTTGQIYWGAVPFVCIQIVMVALTILFPQMVMHYKGSGAVVDPSTIKIEVPGFGGQGGGLGLPDSGGGLGLPGGLQLPGGSPLDQPPAAGGGTGQPQQPPANDLSQPPSFNQGGGTQPAKPPANDLSQPPSFN
- a CDS encoding adenylate/guanylate cyclase domain-containing protein, encoding MSTASAMKNTGHSRASICRGCWDQMRVPIPIRGPLALPFRAFGIGRSKMNPNICTICERSFRYVKKKRHITARATILFADIRGFTALSERVETVRLSECVSLFQDRCAQAIWAHDGIVNKQMGDGLMAIFNFPIEIKDHASAAIMAALDIQQYCTAALRSLSSDLGALPGNAFGVGVGIHTGDVEIGEFSSFRSDFTAIGGAVNLAARLESQAQAGEVLMSLETATLAGELAKGAETRLLQLKGIEQPVQATVLISIDA
- a CDS encoding TRAP transporter substrate-binding protein; the encoded protein is MDRRSFMKKAGVAGAGAAASAVLAAPALAQSSPKINWRLASSFPKSLDTIYGGGETLAKYLSEATDGNFQIQVFAAGEIVPGLQAADAAAAGTVEACHTVGYYYWGKDPVWALGSAVPFALNARGMNAWQYHGGGIELYNEFLATQGLVGLPCGNTGVQMGGWFRKEIKTVADLQGLKMRIGGFAGKVVERLGVVPQQIAGGDIYPALEKGTIDAAEWTTPYDDEKLGFYKVAPYYYYPGFWEGGPTVHAMFNKAAFEALPANYQSLLRTACQATDANMLQKYDWLNPPAIKRLVAAGAKLAPFSQEILSACFDKSNEVYAEMEAANPTFKKIWESIKAFRGEYYLNAQIAEYNYDTFMMIQQRSEKL
- a CDS encoding ABC-F family ATP-binding cassette domain-containing protein; protein product: MITISGLSARIAGRLLIDNASVSLPSGTKAGLVGRNGAGKSTLFRVITGDLASEAGTVSLPKNARIGQVAQEAPGTDEPLIEIVLAADKERAALLKEAVTATDPHRIAEIQTRLADIGAHAAEARAASILAGLGFDHEAQKRPAKSFSGGWRMRVALAAVLFAEPDLLLLDEPTNYLDLEGTLWLEEYVRRYPHTVLIISHDRDLLNTAVNSIVHLDQKKLTFYRGGYDQFERQKAEADELQMKAKAKNEAARKHLQSFIDRFKAKATKARQAQSRVKALERMGTVAAVIEDHVQGFTFPEPEKQPASPIVAISGGAVGYETGKPILKRMNLRIDNDDRIALLGSNGNGKSTFAKFISGKLAAESGEVKTAPGLKIGFFAQHQLDDLVPTQSAVEHVRRRMLDAPEAKVRSRVAQMGLATEKMDTPAKDLSGGEKARLLMGLAAFDAPNLLILDEPTNHLDIDSRRALIEALNDYPGAVILISHDRHLIEATVDRLWLVKDGTVTSFDGDLEEYRTQIVGGPKPKEDKARPVLTDEGLSKADQRKANADRRASLAPLRKKINEIESLTAKLEKQIQVLDADLADPALYEKAPAKAAQKAKDRADATAKLSAAEEQWLELSSEYEEAMAN